CGAGAAGCGCACCGACGGCAGTTTCGAGGCCGCCCAGCGCAGGTAGTCCTCGTACTCCCGGCGCGAGGGGAAGAAGTTCTCGCGCACGGTGAACGTGTAGAGCCGGTCCATGTCGTGCAGGTAGGCCAGGAACGACAGCGGGTGGCTGGGGGCGACCAGGGTGACCAGGTCGGCGAGGAAGTTCACCTGCATCGAGGCGTCGCCGAACATCATGCCGCGGTGCCAGGTCAGCTCGGGCTCTTCCTCCAGGACCACGAGATCGAGGTCGTCGACGGTGGAGGCGAGCGCCGCCAGGCCCAGGTTGAAGGGGCCGCAGCCGATGGCCACCACATCGTGTTCGGTGGCGGTGAGTTCGGTCATCGGGGCATGTCCTTGTCCGAGCGCGGATGCACGAGCAGCGCGGCCTTCTTGTCGGGGAAGACGACCTCACCGGCGGGGCGGAAGCCCGCGGCGGTGAAGGCCTTGAGCGAGGGGGCGTTGGTCACGTCCGGCTCGGCGACCACCCGGGTGCAGTGGGGGTCGGCGGCCAGCAGGCCCTCGGCGAGGGCGCGCAGCAGCGCCCGGCCGAGCCCCTTGCCGGTCCGGCCCGCCTCGCCGATGGCGATGTGCACACCGAGGTCGTGCGGCAGGTGCGGGTAGTGCCCGGCGAGCCGGTCGCGCTGTACGCGGTAGACCTCGATGTACGCGAGGTCGCTTCCCTCGTGCCGGATCACCACCGGCAGGATCGCCTCGCCCGCGAGGTGTCCGGAGATCTCCTCCACCCACCGTTCGCGCGGCCAGGCCTGGTGCCAGAAGGCGTCGATGTGCGGTTCCTGCATCCAGCCGTGTACGAGGTCCAGGTCCGCGCCCTCGGCCTGGGCGATCCGGGCCGACCAGGGCCCTTCGAGCCGGGGCAGCGGCGGACCGGGAACCTCGGCGGGCGCGTCCTGCCGTGCGGGTGACGAGGTCACGCCGAGGCCTCCTGAAGGGGGTTGGGCGCGTCCAGGTAGACCGACTGGGCGTCCAGCGGGGCCAGCACCTCGTCGATCCCGTGCAGGCGGGTGAGCAGATTG
This is a stretch of genomic DNA from Streptomyces sp. NA04227. It encodes these proteins:
- a CDS encoding GNAT family N-acetyltransferase, whose translation is MTSSPARQDAPAEVPGPPLPRLEGPWSARIAQAEGADLDLVHGWMQEPHIDAFWHQAWPRERWVEEISGHLAGEAILPVVIRHEGSDLAYIEVYRVQRDRLAGHYPHLPHDLGVHIAIGEAGRTGKGLGRALLRALAEGLLAADPHCTRVVAEPDVTNAPSLKAFTAAGFRPAGEVVFPDKKAALLVHPRSDKDMPR